One region of Sulfuricurvum sp. IAE1 genomic DNA includes:
- a CDS encoding LexA family transcriptional regulator — translation MSTWFERFKKLRIEKELTQQEIADALGKDITAVSRYENGKGSKDMPFVFKKNLTNLFTNGELRYIETGEKAKNVQSNEEINSKSIPVNTDKMISAPIMSVKASAGRGNENYEAVITGELLIDRMLFKVLPNLKNIRAIEVEGDSMYPTLKEGDFVIIEENQHFSGDGIYVLQWDSVLLVKRLQAGAGRIDIISDNQQYAVNTFDPTDDQRSFHIVGKVILRMQR, via the coding sequence ATGTCAACATGGTTTGAAAGATTTAAAAAACTTAGAATAGAAAAAGAGCTTACACAGCAAGAAATTGCTGATGCCCTAGGAAAAGACATTACTGCTGTTAGCAGATATGAAAATGGCAAAGGCTCTAAAGATATGCCTTTCGTATTCAAGAAAAACTTGACAAATTTGTTTACAAACGGCGAACTTAGATATATAGAGACTGGCGAAAAGGCAAAAAATGTACAATCTAACGAGGAAATAAACTCCAAGTCTATTCCAGTAAATACCGACAAAATGATTTCCGCCCCGATCATGTCGGTCAAAGCCTCCGCCGGAAGAGGCAACGAGAACTATGAGGCGGTCATCACCGGAGAGCTGCTGATCGACCGTATGTTGTTCAAAGTGCTGCCGAACCTGAAAAACATCCGCGCCATAGAGGTGGAGGGGGATAGCATGTACCCGACGCTCAAAGAGGGGGATTTCGTGATCATCGAAGAGAACCAGCATTTCAGCGGGGATGGGATCTATGTGCTGCAGTGGGACAGTGTACTGCTTGTGAAAAGGCTGCAAGCGGGAGCGGGTAGGATCGATATCATCAGTGACAACCAGCAATATGCGGTAAATACATTTGACCCTACGGATGATCAGCGGTCATTTCATATCGTCGGGAAAGTTATTCTGAGGATGCAGAGATAA